A single window of Malus sylvestris chromosome 5, drMalSylv7.2, whole genome shotgun sequence DNA harbors:
- the LOC126623622 gene encoding methyl jasmonate esterase 1-like, whose amino-acid sequence MDQRKPNLITSISTFLIVLLLCVANEIESAPTNPSKQQHFVLVHGSCFGAWSWYKLVTLVRSSGHNVTALDLAASGVDPLQAKNLRSISDYLKPLRDFMEAIDGKVILVGHSLGGLAISQAMERFPGKISVAVFVTALMPGPALNISSLNKESFRRQDSLLDSRYTYDQGPSNPPTTLIFGPLYLVSRVYQLSPIEDVALGSMLMRPIRLFSEEDLSKKLKLTNENYGSVNRVYVISEGDLVGKKDFQRWMIKKNRPNNVVEITGSDHMVMISKPLELWLHLQIIIKKYT is encoded by the exons ATGGATCAACGAAAGCCAAATTTGATTACATCAATCTCTActtttctcatcgttcttcttCTCTGTGTAGCAAATGAAATCGAGTCGGCACCTACAAATCCAAGCAAGCAGCAGCACTTTGTGTTAGTTCATGGGTCATGCTTCGGTGCTTGGTCTTGGTACAAGCTTGTAACCCTAGTTAGATCATCCGGTCACAACGTCACTGCCCTAGACCTAGCTGCTTCCGGGGTCGACCCACTGCAGGCAAAGAATCTGCGATCGATTTCCGACTACTTGAAGCCCTTGAGGGATTTCATGGAAGCTATTGATGGAAAGGTGATTCTTGTTGGTCACAGTCTTGGTGGGTTGGCCATTTCTCAAGCCATGGAAAGATTTCCAGGTAAGATATCTGTAGCTGTTTTTGTCACTGCCCTGATGCCAGGCCCGGCCCTCAACATTTCCAGCCTTAATAAAGAG TCTTTCAGGAGACAAGATTCTCTATTAGACAGTCGATACACATACGACCAAGGCCCAAGCAATCCTCCGACCACTCTCATATTTGGCCCGTTGTATTTGGTATCAAGAGTGTACCAACTTAGCCCAATTGAG GATGTTGCTTTAGGCAGCATGCTAATGAGACCAATACGTTTGTTCAGTGAAGAGGACTTGTCCAAGAAACTCAAGCTAACCAACGAGAATTACGGGTCGGTCAATCGGGTTTACGTAATATCGGAAGGAGATTTAGTCGGAAAGAAGGACTTTCAACGGTGGATGATCAAGAAAAATCGGCCAAACAATGTGGTGGAAATCACAGGATCTGATCACATGGTCATGATATCCAAgccattggaactttggctgcATCTccaaataattattaaaaagtATACCTAA